In the Armatimonas rosea genome, one interval contains:
- a CDS encoding VOC family protein, translating to MEFVFDHVAQVVPDISDAVAWYVEHVGASVLYQDATWAFVEAGGARLAFVVKDQHPNHLAWRVSLAELETLAAKHEKAIKTHRDGTRSFYLEAPGGTHVEIITWDTVPQ from the coding sequence ATGGAATTTGTCTTTGATCATGTCGCGCAGGTTGTCCCCGATATCTCCGATGCCGTGGCCTGGTATGTGGAGCATGTCGGGGCGAGCGTGCTCTACCAGGACGCGACCTGGGCCTTTGTGGAGGCGGGCGGGGCGCGGCTGGCGTTTGTGGTGAAGGACCAGCACCCCAATCACCTCGCGTGGCGTGTCTCGCTGGCGGAGCTGGAGACGCTGGCGGCCAAGCACGAGAAGGCGATCAAGACCCACCGCGATGGGACGCGCTCGTTCTATCTGGAGGCGCCTGGCGGGACGCATGTCGAGATCATCACGTGGGACACGGTGCCCCAGTGA
- a CDS encoding glycerophosphodiester phosphodiesterase family protein produces MASHRGTHTHDPENSLAALEAAIQVGVDFVECDLRTTKDGHIVILHDSTVDRTTNGKGKLAELTLADVKALTLRDSRFPERTRESIPTFEELLQTAKGRMGFYLDCKAVDPEQAFALVKRYKLTERVFAYTSTEGAVAWKRAAPQVCVMTSPPETAKTPEGMIAFLKEWPFELLDGPYNLPPETIAAAKTLGTEVWADIENPRESPAQWEPVIARGVTGLQTDHPAELIAYLKSVKRR; encoded by the coding sequence GTGGCATCGCACCGGGGCACCCACACGCACGACCCGGAGAACAGCCTCGCCGCGCTGGAGGCCGCGATTCAAGTCGGGGTGGACTTTGTGGAGTGCGACCTGCGGACCACCAAAGATGGCCACATTGTCATCCTCCACGATAGCACAGTGGATCGGACGACCAATGGTAAGGGAAAGCTCGCCGAGCTGACCCTCGCCGATGTCAAGGCGCTCACCCTCCGCGACTCCCGCTTCCCGGAGCGCACGCGTGAGAGCATCCCGACCTTTGAAGAGCTGCTCCAGACCGCCAAGGGGCGCATGGGCTTCTATCTCGACTGTAAGGCGGTCGATCCCGAGCAGGCCTTTGCCCTCGTCAAGCGCTACAAGCTCACGGAGCGTGTCTTTGCGTATACGTCAACCGAAGGGGCGGTGGCGTGGAAGAGAGCCGCGCCCCAGGTCTGTGTTATGACTAGCCCGCCGGAGACCGCCAAGACGCCCGAGGGGATGATTGCCTTCCTGAAGGAGTGGCCCTTTGAGCTCCTGGATGGCCCCTACAACCTGCCCCCCGAGACGATCGCTGCCGCGAAGACGCTGGGCACGGAGGTCTGGGCCGATATCGAGAACCCACGGGAGAGCCCGGCGCAGTGGGAGCCCGTGATCGCCCGCGGGGTTACCGGCCTCCAGACCGACCACCCCGCGGAGCTAATCGCCTACCTCAAGTCGGTCAAGCGCCGGTGA
- the steA gene encoding putative cytokinetic ring protein SteA produces MTRGQWFTRGKEKAQSHTLEVRLGRRTKALAPTLSPGCLVVIDHPDLDAVAAQMLLRARPAAIINCQPFVTGRYPNRGPRVLLEAGIPLYELPGCDLFGVLKDGERLRLSDRRLADLELLTLPLLEDRLEAARKNLDAELQRFAQNTLQFLEKPEERALLLETGALPTLKTNLTGRHVLVVVRGEGYEQDLQRLTSYLREQKPAVIAVDGAADALLALGVRPELVLGDMDSVSDAALRCGAEIVVHAYADGRSPGKERVEALGVEVTLFPTAGTSEDAALLLAYEKGADLIVAVGTHSNLEDFLDKGRGGMASTFLVRLKVGSRLVDARGVSRLYGKHPSASPLLFFLSLSALFPVIVLAASTEWGKNAWQLINFWLRSLHR; encoded by the coding sequence ATGACTCGAGGCCAGTGGTTCACTCGCGGAAAAGAAAAGGCACAGTCGCACACCCTGGAGGTCCGTCTTGGGCGGCGTACCAAGGCGCTTGCCCCAACCCTCTCACCCGGTTGCCTTGTTGTGATCGATCACCCCGACCTGGATGCCGTTGCCGCCCAGATGCTCCTTCGTGCACGCCCCGCGGCCATTATCAACTGCCAGCCGTTTGTCACCGGGCGCTATCCCAACCGTGGCCCACGTGTGCTTCTGGAGGCGGGAATTCCCCTCTACGAGCTACCCGGCTGTGATCTGTTTGGGGTCCTCAAAGACGGGGAGCGGCTCCGACTCTCCGACCGGCGTCTGGCGGATCTGGAGCTCTTGACGCTCCCTCTCTTGGAAGATCGCTTAGAGGCCGCCCGGAAAAACCTGGATGCGGAGCTCCAGCGCTTTGCCCAAAACACGCTTCAGTTCCTGGAAAAACCCGAGGAGAGGGCGCTTCTCTTGGAGACGGGCGCGCTGCCGACACTGAAGACAAACCTCACCGGGCGGCATGTCTTGGTGGTGGTGCGCGGGGAGGGCTACGAGCAGGACCTGCAGCGCCTGACCAGCTACCTCCGCGAGCAAAAGCCCGCCGTGATCGCGGTCGACGGAGCCGCCGATGCCCTCCTCGCGCTGGGGGTCCGCCCGGAGCTGGTTCTTGGGGACATGGACTCCGTGAGCGATGCGGCGCTGCGCTGTGGCGCGGAGATCGTGGTCCATGCCTACGCCGATGGCCGCTCGCCGGGCAAGGAGCGGGTCGAGGCGCTGGGAGTCGAGGTCACGCTCTTTCCGACAGCGGGGACGAGTGAAGACGCCGCCTTGCTCCTCGCCTATGAAAAAGGGGCGGACTTGATTGTTGCGGTGGGCACGCACTCCAACCTGGAAGACTTTCTGGACAAGGGGCGCGGGGGCATGGCGAGCACGTTTCTGGTGCGCCTCAAGGTAGGCAGCCGCCTAGTCGATGCCCGCGGGGTCTCCCGCCTCTACGGCAAGCACCCGTCGGCCTCGCCCCTCCTCTTCTTCCTCTCCCTCTCCGCGCTCTTTCCCGTGATTGTCCTCGCCGCCAGCACCGAGTGGGGGAAGAACGCCTGGCAGCTCATTAACTTCTGGCTCCGCTCGCTCCATCGCTAG
- a CDS encoding glycosyltransferase family 2 protein: MQLSIVIVTYRCKDDVLKCLSSLSPRSGGQGASQVIVVDNASGDGTVEAVREQFPAVCVLALDENIGFARANNLAAQHATGEFLLLLNPDTIIPEPGTLERCVEYLAAQPSEVCGMTCRVESTDGSLQWECARRFPTVFSECAKAFFPYRRWDAIPRFDETKAQAVPCVLGAFVLLRRAAWEAVGGFDEQFFLMYEDVDLCRKLASHGGKLLYWPEARIVHTGGQSWKTEKPRTYANTHLSSLQYVAKYWPGSERGVKGVFRLALALKKLATRGNPDKQAMIAAAQEALR; encoded by the coding sequence ATGCAGCTCTCCATTGTAATTGTCACCTACCGCTGCAAGGACGACGTGCTCAAGTGCCTGTCCTCGCTTTCCCCTCGTTCTGGGGGGCAGGGGGCTAGCCAAGTGATCGTCGTGGATAACGCCAGCGGCGATGGAACGGTCGAGGCGGTTCGAGAGCAGTTTCCTGCTGTCTGTGTTCTGGCGCTCGACGAAAACATTGGGTTCGCGCGGGCCAACAACCTTGCCGCGCAACACGCAACGGGTGAGTTTCTGCTCCTCCTCAACCCCGATACGATTATCCCCGAGCCCGGCACGCTGGAGCGCTGCGTGGAATATCTTGCCGCACAACCCAGCGAAGTCTGTGGGATGACCTGCCGCGTGGAGTCCACCGATGGCTCGCTCCAGTGGGAGTGCGCGCGGCGCTTCCCGACGGTGTTCTCGGAGTGCGCCAAGGCGTTCTTTCCCTATCGCCGATGGGATGCGATTCCACGCTTCGACGAAACGAAGGCACAGGCAGTTCCGTGCGTGCTTGGAGCATTTGTCTTGCTTCGTCGTGCTGCCTGGGAGGCGGTGGGGGGCTTCGATGAGCAGTTCTTTCTGATGTACGAAGATGTCGATCTGTGCCGAAAACTCGCGAGCCACGGCGGCAAGCTGCTGTACTGGCCCGAGGCGCGGATTGTCCACACGGGCGGGCAGTCGTGGAAGACGGAGAAGCCGCGCACCTACGCCAACACGCATCTCTCGTCGCTGCAGTATGTCGCCAAGTACTGGCCCGGCTCCGAGCGGGGCGTGAAGGGTGTCTTTCGGCTTGCGCTGGCGCTGAAGAAGCTCGCAACACGCGGCAACCCCGACAAGCAAGCCATGATCGCCGCGGCACAGGAGGCGCTTCGGTGA
- a CDS encoding peptidylprolyl isomerase, protein MIVATTLVAMMLATAPQGTKKPTQAKPATKSAAAASLPANVVARYNGIDITVDDIRQQVNATLARKVVPDLIQRAVIEKQAKLAGVTVTAAELATKVSEEQGKVISQMAQSTGVMMKFDQITREYGLTEAEIKESVRLNLLARKAFEKSIAKELPSLDGQLHLAHILIATVPLAPGPETQTPLTKEQQDKKDADQKVRLEQIITDIKGGKLKFEDAAKQFSDDKGSGAQGGDLPWAGKGTFVPEFEKAAFALQKPGDMSVPVKSQFGWHVIKLIAKGSDASAAEKEKYRKEQLAQRTSQPQAVQQWLAGLSRGAKITFNTNAKVYK, encoded by the coding sequence ATGATAGTTGCAACGACGCTGGTCGCCATGATGCTCGCGACCGCTCCCCAGGGGACCAAGAAACCCACCCAAGCCAAGCCCGCTACCAAGTCCGCCGCCGCCGCTAGCCTGCCGGCCAATGTCGTGGCCCGCTACAATGGGATTGATATTACGGTCGATGACATCCGCCAGCAGGTCAACGCCACCCTAGCCCGCAAGGTCGTGCCCGATCTCATCCAGCGTGCTGTGATCGAGAAGCAGGCCAAGCTCGCGGGGGTGACCGTCACCGCTGCCGAGCTCGCCACCAAGGTCTCGGAGGAGCAGGGGAAGGTGATCTCTCAGATGGCGCAGAGCACGGGGGTGATGATGAAGTTCGACCAGATCACCCGTGAGTATGGCTTGACCGAGGCCGAGATCAAGGAGAGCGTCCGCCTCAACCTTCTGGCCCGTAAGGCCTTTGAAAAGTCCATCGCTAAAGAGCTGCCGTCGCTGGATGGCCAGCTCCACCTTGCCCATATCCTGATCGCCACGGTTCCGTTGGCACCTGGTCCCGAGACCCAAACCCCGCTCACCAAGGAGCAGCAGGACAAGAAAGACGCCGATCAGAAAGTGCGTCTGGAGCAGATCATCACCGATATCAAGGGCGGCAAGCTCAAGTTCGAAGACGCTGCCAAGCAGTTCTCCGACGACAAGGGCTCGGGGGCACAGGGGGGAGACCTTCCCTGGGCGGGCAAGGGCACCTTTGTCCCGGAGTTTGAGAAGGCTGCCTTTGCGCTCCAGAAGCCGGGAGACATGAGTGTCCCCGTGAAGAGCCAGTTTGGCTGGCACGTCATCAAGCTTATTGCCAAGGGCTCCGATGCCAGCGCTGCCGAGAAGGAAAAGTACCGCAAGGAGCAGCTCGCACAGCGAACCAGCCAGCCCCAGGCGGTCCAGCAGTGGCTCGCCGGGCTCTCCCGTGGGGCGAAGATCACGTTCAATACCAACGCCAAGGTCTATAAGTAG
- a CDS encoding O-antigen ligase family protein — protein MPAPLKTFLLALLAISACVAGIAFKPFGIALTVACLGVGVCSWLMRRPIAGFWLMLVFFPIYPLFRAWAELNLPTVLMGIKFWPDLLVALIWVSIVLRATLERRRLKLYGDDWPALVWVVSVGYGSLIAFENQHPFVLLFGWHYALPPVIGYFAIRQIRPSAREAAGLVRLLLVTYVCLAVLSIADYVFRPEFTAKLAQTARPEVAKWAMQVDDQISSAVDFWKRYARMQSLLFEENVFGSLSAFVSLYCLSWFTLSRRAVGRYFWLWGLSTAALFLSVSRGSTVGWVVGVVVLILLWRRYSWRLTVALGSITALAAGLFLFFTDNPKVKFWVQMIENTGALDGKFGQDRAHQWNAGLDIFVRHPSGMGLGSVGYAASRSGAASTIVADGNYIAYLAELGIPGALGLVAMLIGLFWVLGRWQRTTDDPGLKALGMALIAYLAGECVHAVSANVFEYYYTWPVFWLLVGVYVCRCEAGTKPLPPPAPPSPGRSYLTGKERGAHLVCKAPFPAKNERPGEGVGRGN, from the coding sequence GTGCCCGCTCCACTCAAGACCTTCCTCCTCGCGCTCCTGGCGATCTCCGCCTGTGTCGCGGGGATTGCGTTCAAGCCCTTTGGGATCGCCTTGACGGTCGCCTGTCTGGGAGTGGGGGTGTGCTCTTGGCTGATGCGGCGCCCGATTGCCGGGTTCTGGCTGATGCTGGTCTTCTTTCCGATCTACCCGCTCTTCCGCGCGTGGGCGGAGCTCAACCTCCCGACTGTCTTGATGGGGATCAAGTTCTGGCCCGATCTGCTCGTCGCCTTGATCTGGGTCTCGATTGTGCTGCGTGCCACTCTGGAGCGACGGCGGCTGAAGCTCTACGGCGACGACTGGCCCGCCCTTGTCTGGGTGGTGAGTGTGGGCTATGGCTCGCTGATCGCCTTTGAGAACCAGCACCCCTTTGTTCTGCTCTTTGGCTGGCACTATGCCTTGCCGCCCGTGATCGGCTACTTCGCGATCCGCCAGATTCGCCCCAGCGCCCGCGAGGCCGCCGGCCTGGTGCGCCTGCTTCTGGTGACCTATGTCTGTCTGGCCGTTCTCTCAATCGCCGACTATGTCTTTCGCCCGGAGTTCACGGCCAAGCTCGCCCAGACCGCACGCCCGGAGGTGGCGAAGTGGGCGATGCAGGTCGATGACCAGATCAGCAGTGCCGTGGACTTCTGGAAGCGCTACGCCCGCATGCAGTCGCTGCTCTTTGAGGAGAATGTCTTTGGCTCGCTCTCGGCCTTTGTCTCGCTCTACTGCCTCTCGTGGTTCACGCTGAGCCGGCGAGCTGTGGGGCGGTACTTCTGGCTCTGGGGGCTCAGTACAGCCGCGCTCTTTCTCTCGGTCTCGCGGGGGAGCACAGTGGGCTGGGTGGTCGGTGTGGTCGTGCTGATCCTGCTCTGGCGACGCTACTCGTGGCGACTGACCGTGGCGCTGGGCTCGATCACGGCGCTGGCAGCGGGGCTCTTTCTCTTCTTCACAGACAACCCCAAGGTGAAGTTCTGGGTGCAGATGATCGAGAACACGGGGGCACTCGACGGTAAGTTTGGCCAAGACCGGGCGCACCAGTGGAACGCGGGGCTCGATATCTTCGTCCGGCACCCGTCGGGGATGGGCCTCGGCTCGGTGGGGTATGCGGCGTCGCGCTCCGGGGCGGCCTCGACTATCGTGGCGGATGGCAACTACATCGCCTACCTCGCCGAGCTAGGAATCCCCGGTGCGCTGGGGCTAGTCGCGATGCTGATCGGCCTCTTCTGGGTGCTGGGGCGCTGGCAGCGCACCACCGACGATCCCGGCCTGAAGGCACTGGGAATGGCGCTGATCGCCTATCTGGCCGGTGAGTGTGTCCACGCGGTGAGTGCCAATGTCTTTGAGTACTACTACACCTGGCCGGTCTTTTGGCTCCTCGTGGGGGTCTATGTCTGCCGCTGCGAGGCGGGCACAAAACCTCTCCCACCCCCTGCCCCTCCCTCTCCCGGGCGTTCGTACCTCACTGGGAAAGAGAGGGGAGCTCATCTGGTTTGTAAAGCCCCTTTCCCAGCGAAGAATGAGCGCCCGGGAGAGGGGGTGGGGAGAGGTAATTAA
- a CDS encoding prolyl oligopeptidase family serine peptidase — translation MKQGVIEFRQGLVAAPSGGRGGRFAFSADNLQAKIIGKEGLESIAWSPIQSSESGEFSGRGLGLLRFTVELSAPQTFLLAASGHSMAYVNGEPRIGDVYSDNRIAVPVRLKAGKNELLFPVGRGRFAGKLVPVTSEISINTAELTQPDLVLGESAPVWGSVVVVNASEKTQRGLKILANGRVTPIPPLPPLSVRKAAFQLVPPRGLMGEELPVTLQVGSATASISLRVRKPTLTHRRTFISNVDGSVQYYAVNPAQKPAPDNALILSLHGASVQAQGQAEAYGSKESATLAAATNRRPYGFDWEDWGRLDALEVFADAQKRYPHDPTQRYLTGHSMGGHGTWSIGSLFPGQFAVIGPSAGWISFNSYGGANRVASTNPVTAAFSRAANQYDTLLFKENLKQTAIYVVHGDADDNVPVSEARTMRKELEAIGHPKLLWHEEPGAGHWWDNDPKTPGAACVDWPPMVRLFNACRRDEHPETAALVTVNPAVSATNAWATLEQQTAALEVSSFNLRREGSKLTGTTKNAARLSVGLAGIREIVVDGQTLKHDGGPLTLENSGTDWKTTRKALPTLAKSNLRSGPFKQAFTQRFVLVYGTAGSPEENAWSYAKARFDAEQFLYRGNASPDLLPDTEFDPKRERDRSVILYGNADTNRLWKQLLGTCPIKVHRDGIVFGNKSKALRQPDLACLFVYPRPDSAVGLIGAIGGTGLPGLRLTERVAYFTSGTPYPDWCVFGSKMLTEGMGGVLEAGFFANDWSLTGA, via the coding sequence ATGAAGCAAGGTGTGATTGAGTTTCGGCAGGGCCTCGTGGCCGCGCCCAGTGGCGGACGGGGCGGGCGGTTTGCCTTCTCGGCGGACAACCTCCAGGCAAAGATAATCGGCAAAGAGGGGCTGGAGAGTATCGCCTGGTCCCCCATTCAGTCCAGTGAGAGCGGCGAGTTCTCCGGGCGCGGGCTGGGTCTGCTGCGCTTCACGGTGGAACTCAGTGCGCCTCAGACATTTCTCCTGGCGGCCAGTGGGCATAGCATGGCCTATGTCAATGGCGAACCCCGGATCGGGGATGTCTATAGCGACAACCGGATCGCTGTGCCCGTGCGGCTCAAGGCGGGCAAGAACGAGCTGCTCTTTCCAGTAGGCCGGGGGCGCTTCGCGGGCAAGCTCGTGCCGGTGACCTCCGAGATCTCGATCAATACGGCAGAGCTGACACAGCCCGATCTTGTCCTGGGCGAGAGTGCACCGGTCTGGGGAAGCGTGGTCGTGGTCAATGCCAGCGAGAAGACCCAGCGCGGGCTCAAGATTCTCGCCAATGGCCGTGTAACCCCGATCCCTCCTCTGCCGCCACTGAGTGTCCGAAAGGCCGCCTTCCAGCTCGTGCCTCCGCGGGGGCTCATGGGTGAGGAGCTGCCCGTGACCCTACAAGTGGGCAGCGCGACGGCCAGCATCTCTCTCCGGGTTCGCAAGCCGACCCTCACCCACCGCCGGACGTTTATCAGCAATGTCGATGGCTCGGTGCAGTACTACGCGGTCAATCCGGCGCAGAAGCCCGCCCCAGACAATGCGCTGATTCTCTCGCTCCACGGGGCCAGTGTGCAGGCACAGGGTCAGGCGGAGGCCTATGGCTCCAAGGAGAGCGCGACCCTCGCCGCCGCCACCAACCGCCGCCCCTACGGCTTCGACTGGGAGGACTGGGGCCGCCTGGATGCGCTGGAGGTCTTCGCCGATGCCCAGAAGCGCTACCCCCACGACCCCACCCAGCGCTACCTCACCGGCCACTCGATGGGCGGACACGGCACCTGGTCGATTGGCTCGCTCTTTCCGGGGCAGTTTGCGGTGATCGGGCCGAGCGCGGGCTGGATCAGCTTCAACAGCTACGGCGGTGCCAACCGTGTCGCGAGCACCAACCCTGTCACGGCTGCCTTTAGCCGCGCGGCCAACCAGTATGATACGCTCCTCTTCAAGGAGAACCTGAAGCAGACCGCGATCTACGTGGTGCATGGCGATGCCGACGACAACGTCCCGGTGAGTGAGGCCCGAACCATGCGCAAGGAGCTGGAGGCGATTGGGCACCCCAAGCTCCTCTGGCACGAAGAGCCGGGCGCGGGGCACTGGTGGGACAACGACCCCAAGACCCCGGGTGCGGCCTGCGTGGACTGGCCCCCGATGGTGCGCCTCTTCAACGCCTGCCGCCGCGACGAGCACCCGGAGACGGCGGCCCTCGTGACGGTCAACCCCGCGGTCAGCGCCACCAACGCCTGGGCGACTCTGGAGCAGCAGACCGCTGCATTAGAAGTCTCGTCGTTTAATCTTCGTCGGGAGGGTAGCAAGCTCACAGGGACAACCAAGAACGCGGCGCGGCTCTCGGTGGGTCTCGCCGGGATTCGCGAGATCGTCGTCGATGGCCAGACACTCAAGCACGACGGTGGCCCACTGACGCTAGAGAACTCCGGCACGGACTGGAAGACGACGCGTAAGGCCCTGCCGACCCTCGCCAAGAGTAACCTGCGCTCGGGGCCGTTCAAGCAGGCCTTCACGCAGCGCTTTGTGCTGGTCTACGGCACTGCAGGCTCGCCGGAGGAGAACGCCTGGAGCTACGCCAAGGCACGCTTCGATGCCGAGCAGTTCCTCTACCGCGGCAACGCCTCCCCGGACCTCCTCCCCGACACGGAGTTCGATCCCAAGCGCGAGCGGGACCGGAGCGTGATTCTCTACGGCAACGCCGATACCAACCGGCTCTGGAAGCAGCTCCTTGGCACCTGCCCGATCAAAGTCCACCGCGACGGTATCGTCTTTGGCAATAAGAGCAAGGCCCTGCGCCAGCCCGATCTTGCCTGCCTCTTTGTCTATCCCCGCCCGGACTCCGCAGTTGGGCTGATCGGGGCGATTGGGGGGACGGGCCTGCCGGGCCTGCGCCTCACCGAGCGGGTTGCCTACTTCACGTCGGGGACCCCCTACCCGGACTGGTGTGTCTTCGGGTCCAAGATGCTCACCGAGGGCATGGGCGGCGTCCTAGAGGCAGGCTTCTTTGCCAACGACTGGAGCCTCACCGGCGCTTGA
- a CDS encoding glycosyltransferase gives MKLLYVSTLDHIVYVMLPQLDGARAAGYETHVACQFTRFKDDAAQHADFLHPLSVQRNPLDPRNIWALVQLVRLIKKIQPDIIHCHNPSGGLLGRLAATLAVPPAPKKGGARKPVRVYTAHGFHFHPLGGRLTNVLYRAIERFAGRFLSDAVLTINQWDFEEAQRLMPKDRVFATHGVGVSVEVFDPAGVPAETRQALRAEFGVPDGGLLITCIGELLPRKNQKEALAVLDQVRKRNQERAPVLVLVGDGREWEALQAQLAGGDKANVHLAGFRRDTKAILAASDIFLFPSLQEGLPCAVQEALCMEVPVVCYPIRGCVDLVDSGCGRIAKEQTVQALTAALEEVLALTPDERKALGRAGREKMRQIYSREHCIAEWLEIYKTLGVAP, from the coding sequence GTGAAGCTCCTGTATGTCTCGACCCTGGATCACATTGTCTATGTCATGCTGCCACAGCTCGATGGGGCACGAGCGGCGGGCTACGAGACCCATGTTGCGTGCCAGTTCACGCGCTTCAAGGACGATGCCGCGCAGCACGCCGACTTCCTCCACCCGCTCTCGGTGCAGCGCAATCCGCTCGATCCCCGTAATATCTGGGCCCTCGTGCAGCTTGTACGGCTCATCAAAAAGATCCAGCCCGATATTATCCATTGCCACAATCCCAGTGGCGGGCTGCTTGGCCGGCTCGCCGCGACCTTGGCAGTCCCTCCCGCCCCCAAGAAGGGGGGAGCTCGAAAGCCAGTGCGGGTCTATACGGCCCATGGCTTCCACTTTCATCCCCTCGGGGGGAGGCTTACCAATGTGCTCTACCGGGCGATTGAGCGCTTCGCGGGGCGCTTTCTCTCCGACGCGGTGCTGACAATAAATCAATGGGACTTCGAGGAAGCGCAGAGGCTGATGCCGAAAGATCGCGTCTTTGCAACCCATGGGGTGGGGGTCTCGGTGGAGGTGTTCGACCCGGCAGGGGTGCCCGCAGAGACGCGTCAAGCCCTCCGCGCCGAGTTTGGGGTGCCCGACGGTGGGCTCTTGATTACCTGTATCGGGGAGCTCTTGCCGCGCAAGAACCAGAAAGAGGCGCTTGCAGTTCTGGATCAGGTACGGAAGCGAAACCAGGAGCGAGCTCCGGTGCTGGTGCTGGTCGGCGATGGGCGGGAGTGGGAGGCGCTTCAGGCACAGCTTGCGGGCGGGGACAAGGCGAATGTTCATCTTGCGGGGTTCCGGCGCGATACCAAGGCGATCCTCGCCGCGTCCGATATCTTTCTCTTTCCCTCCCTCCAGGAAGGACTTCCGTGCGCGGTGCAAGAAGCTCTCTGCATGGAGGTTCCTGTCGTGTGCTACCCGATCCGGGGCTGTGTCGATCTGGTGGACAGTGGCTGTGGCCGAATTGCAAAAGAGCAGACGGTCCAGGCGCTTACCGCCGCCCTTGAGGAGGTTCTGGCTCTGACCCCCGACGAGCGCAAGGCTCTGGGGCGTGCAGGGCGTGAGAAGATGCGCCAGATCTACTCCCGAGAGCACTGTATCGCCGAGTGGCTAGAGATCTACAAAACCCTCGGAGTGGCCCCATGA
- a CDS encoding glycosyltransferase, translating into MRVLFVSCDPLDGAVTRYRCTHLAEALKSAGHTADVATIYDPVIRLEHDIVVLHRICANREGQALADAVRKSGATLIYGADDLVFEEGLHLAMLRQADGVLVSTNALAEFASEAGAKDVVVARNVADARQIPMLALSPDLQAKFLNLGGKVRLFYPSGTPTHDADFAVIGETLSALLGTYSELRLVLMGPLTIPEALRSRQSQILTLPLMDWDNFTAVMRWTNIVLAPLAQTRFNQGKSELKWQEAAILETATVASNWGGFAESVRDGEDGFLASTLDDWSQKLSELIERQELRDTIRCAAFARLQRMREERNATLFEQFGLWADLGPIHLTTVSNPRGFAKGMVKRTLRRLKA; encoded by the coding sequence GTGCGCGTCCTGTTTGTCTCCTGCGACCCCCTCGACGGTGCCGTCACCCGCTATCGCTGCACCCACCTCGCGGAGGCGCTGAAGTCTGCCGGCCACACCGCCGATGTCGCCACTATCTACGACCCCGTGATTCGCCTGGAGCACGATATTGTCGTCCTGCACCGTATCTGCGCCAACAGAGAGGGCCAAGCCCTCGCCGACGCCGTCCGAAAGTCCGGCGCAACCCTGATCTACGGCGCGGACGATCTGGTATTTGAAGAGGGGCTCCATCTGGCGATGCTTCGCCAAGCAGATGGGGTGCTGGTCTCGACAAATGCTCTTGCGGAGTTTGCGAGCGAGGCGGGTGCAAAAGACGTTGTCGTTGCCCGAAATGTTGCCGATGCTCGACAAATCCCCATGTTGGCATTGTCGCCCGATCTACAGGCTAAATTTCTTAACCTAGGAGGGAAAGTTCGGCTTTTCTACCCGTCAGGAACCCCGACACATGATGCAGACTTTGCTGTGATTGGTGAGACATTAAGCGCTCTTTTAGGAACCTACTCTGAGCTTCGGCTGGTTCTCATGGGACCACTCACTATTCCCGAGGCTCTCAGATCCAGGCAATCACAGATTCTAACCTTACCGCTGATGGACTGGGACAACTTCACAGCAGTGATGCGCTGGACAAATATCGTCCTGGCTCCTCTTGCCCAAACTCGCTTTAACCAAGGCAAGAGTGAGCTGAAATGGCAAGAAGCGGCAATCCTAGAGACCGCGACGGTTGCAAGCAACTGGGGTGGTTTTGCTGAGTCGGTGCGGGATGGCGAGGATGGTTTCTTAGCTTCCACTCTTGATGACTGGTCACAAAAACTATCGGAGCTTATAGAAAGGCAAGAGCTCAGGGACACAATTCGTTGTGCTGCTTTCGCACGGTTACAACGGATGCGTGAGGAACGCAATGCCACTCTGTTTGAGCAATTTGGATTGTGGGCGGATTTAGGCCCGATCCATCTGACTACGGTCTCCAATCCGCGCGGGTTCGCTAAAGGAATGGTGAAAAGGACGTTGCGGAGGCTGAAGGCATAG